The nucleotide window ACGATGACCCAATTAATCTTGCATGGTGGCAATGCCCGTGGTGCTGCTTACGAAGCATTGGATGCGGCTGAGGAAGAGGATTTTGAAACAGTGGAGTTGAAACTGGAAGAAGCAGATGAGGAATTTGTGGCTGGCCACAAATGGCAGACGGAGCTAATTTCCAATCAGGATGATGAAGCCACTCCCACTTTCTTAATGATTCACGCGCAAGATCATTTGATGACAGCCCAAGCAGAGCTTGTGTTAATTAAACGTTTGATCAATCAGCATCGTGAAATGGAGAAGCTAAGACAAAGAATATCGGTGTTGGAAAAACAATAAGGAAACGAGGTAGCAAGTGCCGGGGACTCCCGCCGCTTGCTGTTTTTTGGGGCTTACTTTGCGGTCTTTTTGCTTCGCTAGGAACGAATTAAGCCAAAACCTAAATTTCTGCTTGCAATCGCTGTTCGTAGCCTTTATAATGATTAGGTGTGACAAAGAAGGTGGGAGGAGGCCATGCATACGGACCTCCCCTTTTTGATTGTCAAGCGAAGAAGTGGAAGGTTGCCCGACACACCCGGCCCCTTTGCCATGGCGGGTGGGGGGAATTTTCACGGAGCAAGTCTGGAAATCAGACGAAAAGGAGGGTTAAACATGGCAAATGAGAAAATCCGAATCCGATTAAAGGCGTACGATCACCGAATCCTTGATCAATCATCCGCAAAAATTGTGGAGACCGCGAAGCGCTCCGATGCAAGAGTGTCCGGACCGGTGCCTCTTCCGACAGACCGATCAGTGTACACTGTTATACGCGCGACGCACAAGTTCAAGGATTCTCGGGAGCAATTCGAAATGCGCACGCACAAACGCCTTATCGACATTCTCAGTCCGACGCCGCAAACGGTAGACGCCTTGATGCGTTTGGATCTGCCTTCAGGTGTCGATATTGAGATTAAGCTCTAAATTTAACATGAAAAATAGGAGGTGTGACTGATGGCCAAAGGAATCTTGGGTAGAAAGATCGGCATGACACAGGTATTTAAAGAGAACGGCGATGTTGTTCCTGTAACTGTCGTTCAGGCAAACCCGAACATTGTCATGCAGTTAAAAACAGAAGCAAATGATGGTTACGATGCGGTTCAACTAGGCGCGGATGACAAAAAAGAACAGCGTGCCACCAAACCGGAAAAAGGCCATGCTGAAAAAGCAAGCACGGCGCCCAAGCGCTACGTTCGTGAATTTCGCAATATGAGTATTGGAGATCACGAAGTTGGTCAAGAGGTCAACGTTAATACATTTGCATCCGGCGACGTCATAGACGTTACGGGTGTTTCGAAAGGGAAAGGGTTTCAAGGTTCGATTAAGCGACACAACTACGCAATCGGTCCGAAATCACATGGTTCCCGCTATCATCGAGGTTCAGGCGCATTGGCCCCTATTGACACTTCTAAAGTGTTCAAAGGAACAAAGCTACCCGGGCAGATGGGCGGCAATCAAGTGACCGTGCAAAACCTTGAAGTCGTACAAATTGATGAAGAACGTAACTTATTGCTTATAAAAGGGAATGTGCCGGGACCCAAGAAGGGTTATGTAAAGGTGCAATCCGTTAGCCAGTAATGCTAAAAGAAAGGAGGAACCATCATGCCTAAAGTAACGGTATACAATCAAGCCGGCTCGGAAGTTGAGGACGCGGAACTTACCGATTCCGTTTTCGGTATTAAACCGAATGAAAGTGTTGTGCACGATGCGGTTGTCATGCAACAGGCTTCCCTTCGGCAAGGAACCCAAAAAGCAAAAACCCGTTCCGAAGTTCGCGGTGGCGGTGCAAAACCTTGGCGCCAAAAAGGTACGGGACGTGCACGCCATGGCTCCAACCGTTCCCCAATATGGACGGGCGGCGGTGTCATTTTTGCGCCGACCCCAAGAAATTATGGGTATAAACTTCCGAAAAAGGTTCGTCGCCTCGCACTTCGATCAGTACTTTCCGCAAAAGTACAGGATGATGAACTCATTGTTGTCGACGATCTACATTTTGACGTGCCGAAAACTAAAGAAATGATGACTATTCTTTCCAGTCTTTCCGCCGAGCAAAAAACGTTGATTGTCACAGCGGACGATGACGAAAACGTAAAGAAATCTGCGAACAATCTGCAGAACGTAAAAACCATCGACGCTAAAGGTGTGAATGTTCTGGATGTGATTAACAGCGATAAGTTAATCATCACGAAAAAGGCTGTAGAGAACGTAGAGGAGGTGCTTGGCTAATGGATGCTCGCGATGTGATTAAGCGCCCGGTCATTACGGAACGCTCTACAGAGATTATGGAAGATAAGAAATACACGTTTGAAGTGGACATTAAATCGAATAAAACCCAGATCAAACAAGCGATTGAAGAAATCTTTGAAGTAGACGTTGATAAAGTAAACACGATGAATTATAAACGCAAGTTTCGTCGTTTTGGTCGTTTCGAAGGCTATAAGCCCGCGAGAAAAAAAGCGATTGTAACTTTAACCGAGAACAGTGACGAGATCGAAATATTCGATGAAGTTTAAGTCTCACAGTAGAGGAGGGAAAACCAATGGCAGTTAAACGCTATAAGCCGAATACAGGCGGGCAACGTTTTATGACCGGGAAGAATTTCTCCGAAATCACAACGGATAGCCCAGAGCGGTCATTGCTTGCCCCGCATTCCAAAAATGCCGGCCGAAACAATCATGGTCGAATCACCACTCGTCACCAAGGTGGCGGCCATAAACGCAAGTATCGGATCATTGACTTCAAGCGCAACAAGGACGGGGTTCCGGGTCGAGTAGCAACAATTGAATACGATCCGAACCGCTCGGCAAACATCGCGCTCGTTCATTACGTAGATGGAGAAAAACGTTATATTCTCGCCCCAAAGAGCCTGAAAGTCGGAAGCAATATAACGTCAGGAACCGATGCGGATATCAAAATCGGGAACGCCCTTGAAATAAAGGACATTCCAATAGGCACAACCATTCACAACATTGAAATGAGACCCGGGAAAGGCGGCCAATTGGCACGCGCTGCAGGTGCGCATGCACAAATTCTCGGACGTGAAGGCAAGTACTCACTTGTTCGTTTGAAGTCCGGTGAGACTCGTCTTATTCTATCCACATGTCGGGCAACGATTGGACAAGTGGGCAACCTTGAAAACGAACAGATCAATATCGGCAAAGCCGGGCGCAGCCGATGGCTCAAT belongs to Salicibibacter cibi and includes:
- a CDS encoding PTS lactose/cellobiose transporter subunit IIA, with product MNIDYEKTMTQLILHGGNARGAAYEALDAAEEEDFETVELKLEEADEEFVAGHKWQTELISNQDDEATPTFLMIHAQDHLMTAQAELVLIKRLINQHREMEKLRQRISVLEKQ
- the rpsJ gene encoding 30S ribosomal protein S10, with the protein product MANEKIRIRLKAYDHRILDQSSAKIVETAKRSDARVSGPVPLPTDRSVYTVIRATHKFKDSREQFEMRTHKRLIDILSPTPQTVDALMRLDLPSGVDIEIKL
- the rplC gene encoding 50S ribosomal protein L3, whose product is MAKGILGRKIGMTQVFKENGDVVPVTVVQANPNIVMQLKTEANDGYDAVQLGADDKKEQRATKPEKGHAEKASTAPKRYVREFRNMSIGDHEVGQEVNVNTFASGDVIDVTGVSKGKGFQGSIKRHNYAIGPKSHGSRYHRGSGALAPIDTSKVFKGTKLPGQMGGNQVTVQNLEVVQIDEERNLLLIKGNVPGPKKGYVKVQSVSQ
- the rplD gene encoding 50S ribosomal protein L4; this encodes MPKVTVYNQAGSEVEDAELTDSVFGIKPNESVVHDAVVMQQASLRQGTQKAKTRSEVRGGGAKPWRQKGTGRARHGSNRSPIWTGGGVIFAPTPRNYGYKLPKKVRRLALRSVLSAKVQDDELIVVDDLHFDVPKTKEMMTILSSLSAEQKTLIVTADDDENVKKSANNLQNVKTIDAKGVNVLDVINSDKLIITKKAVENVEEVLG
- the rplW gene encoding 50S ribosomal protein L23; this encodes MDARDVIKRPVITERSTEIMEDKKYTFEVDIKSNKTQIKQAIEEIFEVDVDKVNTMNYKRKFRRFGRFEGYKPARKKAIVTLTENSDEIEIFDEV
- the rplB gene encoding 50S ribosomal protein L2, producing MAVKRYKPNTGGQRFMTGKNFSEITTDSPERSLLAPHSKNAGRNNHGRITTRHQGGGHKRKYRIIDFKRNKDGVPGRVATIEYDPNRSANIALVHYVDGEKRYILAPKSLKVGSNITSGTDADIKIGNALEIKDIPIGTTIHNIEMRPGKGGQLARAAGAHAQILGREGKYSLVRLKSGETRLILSTCRATIGQVGNLENEQINIGKAGRSRWLNKRPTVRGSAMNPSDHPHGGGEGRAPVGRDAPVSPWGQPSVGYKTRKRNKPSNKYIVQGRNKKKRR